In a genomic window of Platichthys flesus chromosome 24, fPlaFle2.1, whole genome shotgun sequence:
- the LOC133949906 gene encoding high mobility group protein B2-like, whose protein sequence is MMRKDVNKPKGKTSAYAFFVQTCREEQRKKNPEQSVNFAEFSKKCSERWKGLTATDKKCFEDMAKADKVRYNREMSDYVPPKGYGRKGRKRKDPNAPKRPPSAFFVFCSEYRPSVKQQFPGLSIGDCAKKLGEMWSKLTQSEKQPYEEKAQKLREKYDRDMVAYRGGGTTYARNPGSSAQGGGGEEEEEDDGDDDDDEDDDDE, encoded by the exons ATGATGCGTAAAGACGTGAACAAGCCGAAGGGGAAGACGTCGGCGTACGCCTTCTTCGTTCAGACGTGTCGAGAGGAGCAGCGCAAGAAGAACCCGGAGCAGTCGGTCAACTTCGCCGAGTTCTCCAAGAAATGTTCCGAGAGATGGAAG ggtCTCACTGCCACTGATAAGAAGTGCTTCGAGGACATGGCGAAGGCCGACAAGGTTCGTTACAACCGGGAGATGAGTGACTACGTCCCCCCCAAGGGCTACGGGAGGAAGGGCCGCAAGAGGAAAGACCCCAACGCACCTAAACGACCCCC gtcggCCTTCTTCGTCTTCTGCAGCGAGTACCGTCCCAGTGTGAAGCAGCAGTTCCCAGGTCTGTCTATAGGCGACTGTGCCAAGAAGCTGGGAGAGATGTGGAGCAAACTGACGCAGTCCGAAAAGCAGCCGTACGAAGAGAAGGCTCAGAAGCTCCGAGAGAAATACGACCGG GACATGGTGGCGTACCGCGGCGGCGGCACCACGTACGCCAGGAACCCCGGCTCCTCGGcccaggggggagggggagaggaagaggaggaggacgacgggGACGACGATGATGACGAGGACGACGATGATGAGTAG